A part of Polynucleobacter sp. MG-Unter2-18 genomic DNA contains:
- a CDS encoding glycine betaine ABC transporter substrate-binding protein, with the protein MEKNTVVGSKRFTESYVLGELVNQTLRDAGVQSIHRQGLGNTVIVIQALTTGQIDVYPEYTGTILREILKRSETQASLSELNIWLKPKGLKVAIPLGFNNTYALAMRAEQAKALGVKRISDVANLSTEQQATLRIALSPEFKTRADGWSALVKNYRLTMKPGKVLEHGLAYDALARGDVDIVDAYSTDAAIAQKNLVLLEDDRKAFPRYDAVLLMRSDLDEKSLQSLEGKLDEATMAKLNGLAESGVSFERVANIFLNTIANDQQSPTQLSRFFKLLFGPDFFTALRDHVLLVAISSTMALLVGIPLGILACRRPRYAAWILGATGILQTIPSLALLTILIALLDQIGAVPAVLALFLYGLLPIVNATHISLVEVPSNLKEAALALGCNEWQLLLSIELPFARPVIMTGLASATVIGVGTCTLAALVGAGGFGDRIVAGLAVNDHALMLAGAIPAAMLALLAQMILTPKHKSKNI; encoded by the coding sequence ATGGAAAAAAATACTGTAGTTGGCTCAAAGCGTTTTACAGAAAGCTACGTACTCGGGGAATTAGTCAATCAAACATTACGGGATGCTGGCGTTCAATCCATCCATCGGCAAGGCCTAGGCAATACTGTGATTGTCATTCAAGCACTGACAACAGGTCAGATTGATGTTTACCCAGAGTACACCGGTACCATTCTCCGAGAAATTCTAAAGCGCTCAGAAACCCAAGCATCACTGAGTGAGCTCAATATTTGGCTTAAACCTAAAGGTTTAAAAGTAGCGATACCACTTGGGTTCAATAACACCTATGCACTTGCCATGAGGGCAGAGCAAGCGAAAGCCTTGGGTGTGAAGCGTATTAGTGATGTTGCAAACCTCAGCACTGAGCAGCAAGCCACTTTGCGAATCGCCCTATCTCCAGAATTTAAGACTCGGGCGGATGGTTGGTCTGCGCTGGTTAAAAATTACCGCTTAACAATGAAGCCAGGGAAAGTGCTAGAACATGGCTTAGCCTACGATGCTCTAGCGCGTGGCGATGTCGACATTGTTGACGCCTACTCTACTGATGCTGCAATTGCGCAAAAGAATCTGGTTCTATTGGAAGACGATAGGAAGGCTTTTCCACGCTACGATGCCGTCCTGTTAATGCGTTCTGATTTGGATGAGAAGTCCTTACAAAGCTTAGAAGGAAAATTAGATGAAGCTACTATGGCCAAGCTCAATGGACTAGCTGAGTCAGGCGTCAGCTTTGAAAGAGTGGCAAATATATTTTTAAACACCATTGCAAATGATCAACAGAGTCCTACCCAACTCTCCCGGTTTTTTAAGCTACTCTTTGGTCCAGATTTTTTTACCGCCCTGCGTGATCATGTTCTGTTGGTAGCGATCTCCTCAACAATGGCTCTCCTAGTCGGCATTCCTCTGGGCATTCTGGCATGTCGACGACCCCGATATGCGGCTTGGATTTTAGGGGCTACTGGTATTTTGCAAACCATACCTTCACTTGCACTCCTCACGATATTGATTGCTCTACTAGATCAAATAGGTGCTGTGCCAGCAGTGTTAGCTTTATTTCTCTATGGCCTACTGCCTATTGTGAATGCAACCCACATTAGCTTGGTGGAGGTTCCATCCAATCTCAAAGAAGCAGCGCTGGCTCTTGGTTGCAATGAGTGGCAGTTACTATTATCAATCGAGCTTCCGTTTGCTCGACCCGTCATCATGACGGGTTTGGCATCGGCAACCGTGATTGGAGTTGGTACCTGCACCCTAGCAGCGCTAGTAGGTGCCGGCGGATTTGGTGATCGCATAGTAGCTGGGCTGGCCGTAAACGACCACGCGTTGATGCTTGCTGGAGCCATCCCAGCCGCTATGCTGGCTCTGCTAGCTCAAATGATTTTGACGCCAAAACACAAATCAAAAAATATCTAG
- a CDS encoding PAS domain S-box protein, with translation MSVDLDFKALVSQLGEAVIISDRDENILFWNVSAERIFGFTPDEALGKTLSIITPERFRERHSKGYFHTIQTGQTKYGHTLLRVPAVHKDGRSISIAFSVSMLFDEQKQAIAIAAIIRDETERFQEERQLKAKLAAYESSD, from the coding sequence ATGTCAGTCGACTTAGATTTCAAGGCGCTAGTGTCACAACTGGGTGAAGCAGTCATTATTTCTGACCGAGATGAAAATATTTTATTTTGGAATGTATCTGCCGAGCGAATCTTTGGATTTACTCCAGATGAAGCCCTGGGAAAAACACTCAGCATCATTACGCCTGAGCGCTTTAGAGAGCGGCACTCAAAAGGCTACTTTCATACAATTCAGACTGGACAAACTAAGTATGGACATACTTTACTGAGGGTCCCTGCAGTCCATAAAGATGGACGTTCTATTTCAATTGCATTCTCAGTAAGCATGTTATTTGATGAGCAAAAACAAGCTATTGCAATAGCGGCAATCATTCGAGATGAGACAGAGCGGTTTCAGGAGGAGCGCCAATTAAAGGCAAAGCTAGCAGCTTATGAGA